The Sulfurimonas hongkongensis genomic interval TTTTTCTAGCTTATAATTGCTTTGTGCAAAGGAACTGCTTGCAGCTAAAATTGCAACAAGGCAAAGACTTAGTTTTATTTTAAATTTCATTTTTCATCTTCTTATTTACTTCGTTATAAAAACCCACCAACCACTCTCATCATCTATGATGGTGTGTTGTGATGGGTTTAGTGAGTTTAGTATTTGTGGCAAAGCTTCTCGCTCTGTCTTTACTCGCTCTTTAAAGGAGTCTCTCCAGTCTGGTTTCTCTTTGCTCATGTGAGCGGTTATTTGATCTCTTAGCTCTTTTGTGCCAAATCCTCCGCCTATGTAAGCGTGTCCGCCGACTTTTAAGATTCTTAGTATTTCACTATAAGCCTTCTTCCAATCATCCCAGAACGGCGAAGAGCCGCGGCTTATGACTATGTCCATGCTCTCATTTTTTATATCTATGTTATGGATATCGCCGTTTAAAAAATCACTTTTATCTAAAATATTTTCACCCTTTGCATAGTCTCTAGCGAGCAAGAGCATCTCAGGCGATTGGTCGAAAAAAGTGATATGTAAGTCGGTAATACTAGCCATTGCTCGTCCAAGAGCTCCAGTACCGCATCCAGCATCAAAGCATCTACCAGATGTAACTCCAGTTTTTTCTTTTATCTGCTGTGCAATTACAGGATAGATGGGTGCAAACACTTCACGCACGATGCGGTCAAAACTTTGAGGGTTTGATCCGCCTTTGTGCTCTTTATTTTCCATACTTTTAACTTTAACCATTCTTTTACCCCCTTTTAGTGTTATGTCTTCTTATACATAACGATATATAAATAAATATATTATGCCCAATCTAAAAGGCGTCTCTCGCCCTCTATCTTTTGTATATCTGTAATATCTTGCGTAAGTTCGATTACACCTTTGTAGTTTTTATCTTCATCTCTAAGAGCAAAGTATCTGATATGAATCAATTTACCGCCAAAATTTATCCAAAACTCAGCACTATCTTTACTTCCATTTTTAAAAGCTTCTAAGATAACTAAAACTGTATCAACGCTCTTTGGAGGGTGACAAAACTTTACTTCTCTTCCAATTATCCCTGGACTTCTTAAAAAAGTCCTCTCGCTGCCTTGGTTGAAAAATGCCACTCTATCATTCTCATCTACAAAAGTTACATCAAAAGGCAGGTGGCTAAAAAAGAGGTTTAGTTGCTCTTGTGAGAGATAACCTTCTTTGAGAAATATTGAACTAAGTGATGATGCCATATCTGGTTTTTTACTCTCATTTGTTGGCCATAGTGGAGGGTTTTGTATGAAGACATAACCTATCTCTTTCTCTTCAAGGCTCATTTTTTTCCACTCATCATGAGAGAGCAGTTTTACAGATGTAGGAAGTAGCATCTTCTCTTCTCTAGTTGTCATATCATAGATATCTTTTACAACATCGCCTAGAAGTGCTGATATCTCTTCGTTTACTCTTTTCTCTTCAACAGCTTTTATAACTATTTTTAGGTTATCTCTTATCTCATCATGAAACTTCCACATGCCAGTACTCGGGTAAGTAAAGTCATGTTTTTCTAAGTATGGAAAGAGTTGATCCTCTTTTCTTAGATAGTGTGTGTGAATCTTAGAAAGTTCATGCAAAAGTCTTAAACTCTCATCGTAGCTTTTAAGATTTTGCGCATCAAACGCAGCTTTTACTTTGTCGCACAACTCTCTAATGACTACATTTTCTTTTAAGTAGTTTGTGACTGGATGGCCTTCTGGCTGGCTAAGTGGATCTGACTTTACTCTGTTTT includes:
- a CDS encoding DUF438 domain-containing protein, whose translation is MSEFLNKQDESQIIEKIVNFHRSFDEMNDTQKDEWLVEMKEIKIEHFFKANQRVFDEDGPRERSIPRRDFFLDVIKNRVKSDPLSQPEGHPVTNYLKENVVIRELCDKVKAAFDAQNLKSYDESLRLLHELSKIHTHYLRKEDQLFPYLEKHDFTYPSTGMWKFHDEIRDNLKIVIKAVEEKRVNEEISALLGDVVKDIYDMTTREEKMLLPTSVKLLSHDEWKKMSLEEKEIGYVFIQNPPLWPTNESKKPDMASSLSSIFLKEGYLSQEQLNLFFSHLPFDVTFVDENDRVAFFNQGSERTFLRSPGIIGREVKFCHPPKSVDTVLVILEAFKNGSKDSAEFWINFGGKLIHIRYFALRDEDKNYKGVIELTQDITDIQKIEGERRLLDWA
- a CDS encoding class I SAM-dependent methyltransferase, whose protein sequence is MVKVKSMENKEHKGGSNPQSFDRIVREVFAPIYPVIAQQIKEKTGVTSGRCFDAGCGTGALGRAMASITDLHITFFDQSPEMLLLARDYAKGENILDKSDFLNGDIHNIDIKNESMDIVISRGSSPFWDDWKKAYSEILRILKVGGHAYIGGGFGTKELRDQITAHMSKEKPDWRDSFKERVKTEREALPQILNSLNPSQHTIIDDESGWWVFITK